From the Candidatus Poribacteria bacterium genome, one window contains:
- the hisB gene encoding imidazoleglycerol-phosphate dehydratase HisB yields the protein MGRIGEIERKTRETQIELRIDLDGTGTCDAATGVGFLDHMLELFAKHAFFDLRVRAQGDLHVDAHHTVEDVGICLGMGVAKALGDKAGIRRFGGGTVPMYEALGTVHLDLCGRPIVVFQTPLDGGKVGDFDVELVEEFFHGFANYSGTTIHLLCPYGSNRHHIIESLFKAFARALDQATRPDDRVVGVLSSKGRLE from the coding sequence ATGGGACGCATCGGCGAGATCGAGCGGAAGACGCGCGAGACGCAGATCGAGCTCCGAATCGACCTAGACGGCACAGGAACCTGTGACGCCGCGACGGGCGTCGGGTTCCTGGATCACATGCTGGAGCTCTTCGCCAAGCACGCGTTCTTCGACCTGCGCGTTCGCGCCCAAGGCGATCTGCACGTCGACGCCCACCACACGGTCGAAGACGTCGGCATCTGCCTGGGCATGGGGGTCGCGAAGGCTCTGGGTGACAAGGCTGGGATTCGTCGCTTCGGCGGCGGGACGGTTCCCATGTACGAAGCCCTTGGGACGGTGCACTTAGACTTGTGCGGGCGTCCCATCGTCGTGTTCCAGACTCCGCTGGACGGGGGCAAGGTCGGGGACTTCGACGTCGAACTCGTCGAAGAGTTCTTCCACGGCTTCGCCAACTACTCCGGCACGACGATCCACCTGTTGTGCCCGTACGGGTCGAACCGCCACCACATCATCGAGAGCCTGTTCAAGGCGTTCGCGCGGGCGCTCGACCAGGCGACGCGTCCCGACGACCGTGTTGTTGGGGTTCTCTCCTCGAAGGGCAGACTCGAATGA
- a CDS encoding LamG domain-containing protein, which yields MNRRISLTCLGLVLAWSVGTAHAAIDASALVGLWMFDDGKGDIAVDGSGNKRDAKLIKEPKWGTGKFGKAIELSFATGNYAIAPIVQSASMSVVAWAKYTDLPTTNSGIAHVQADEAQDGAPESKTIGIWVENTGLLWGRFIPAGGGNVNLPKNQKLDKDKWYHVAVVLSDKDKKGRQYVDGKMVGDADYPGKLNPVAFIKIGRQGNESWTGLLDEVAVFGKALSEDEIKSIMGGFEAGLAVSPGGKAASTWGALKSE from the coding sequence GTGAACCGTAGAATATCTCTTACGTGTCTTGGTCTCGTCCTCGCATGGAGCGTTGGAACCGCCCACGCAGCGATCGATGCCAGCGCGCTGGTGGGCTTGTGGATGTTCGACGACGGCAAGGGCGATATCGCGGTGGACGGCTCGGGAAACAAGCGAGACGCCAAGCTGATCAAGGAGCCCAAATGGGGAACCGGCAAGTTCGGCAAGGCGATCGAGCTATCATTCGCCACCGGCAACTACGCCATCGCGCCTATCGTTCAGAGCGCGTCGATGAGCGTCGTCGCCTGGGCGAAGTACACGGACCTTCCGACTACGAACTCAGGCATCGCGCACGTGCAGGCGGACGAAGCGCAGGACGGCGCGCCTGAGTCGAAGACGATCGGCATCTGGGTCGAGAACACGGGCTTGCTCTGGGGGCGGTTCATTCCGGCAGGCGGCGGCAACGTCAACCTGCCCAAGAACCAGAAGCTCGACAAGGACAAGTGGTACCACGTCGCCGTGGTGCTGAGCGACAAGGACAAGAAGGGACGGCAGTACGTCGACGGCAAGATGGTCGGCGACGCCGACTACCCGGGCAAGCTGAACCCCGTCGCCTTCATCAAGATCGGCAGGCAAGGTAACGAGTCGTGGACCGGTTTGCTGGACGAGGTGGCGGTCTTCGGCAAGGCGCTGTCTGAAGACGAGATCAAGTCGATCATGGGCGGATTCGAGGCAGGGCTCGCCGTGTCGCCAGGAGGCAAGGCGGCATCCACCTGGGGAGCTCTGAAGTCGGAGTAA